Proteins encoded in a region of the Anaerolineales bacterium genome:
- a CDS encoding NYN domain-containing protein: MPYVIDGHNLIGAFPGLALSDPGDEHQLLRLLERFGAAARCKMVVFFDRGRPDLGPPVRGGGWVRAHFIPPPRRADDAILDFLRGRGDARHYIVVSSDTEVRRRALRAGAKILSAQEFLRRMRFVPHPMEKEKPPPDAEDFDLWMDIFKE, encoded by the coding sequence GTGCCCTACGTGATCGACGGCCACAACTTGATCGGAGCCTTTCCGGGTTTGGCGCTTTCCGACCCGGGAGACGAGCATCAGCTGCTGCGGCTGCTCGAGCGGTTCGGGGCGGCGGCCCGCTGCAAGATGGTGGTGTTCTTCGATCGCGGCCGGCCGGACCTGGGGCCGCCGGTCCGCGGAGGAGGCTGGGTCCGGGCGCATTTCATCCCCCCGCCGCGCCGCGCCGACGACGCAATCCTCGATTTTCTGCGCGGGCGCGGGGACGCGCGCCACTACATCGTCGTCAGCTCGGATACCGAGGTCCGCCGACGGGCATTGCGCGCCGGGGCGAAGATCCTTTCCGCTCAGGAATTTTTGCGCCGGATGCGGTTCGTTCCGCACCCCATGGAGAAAGAAAAACCTCCGCCGGACGCGGAGGATTTCGATTTGTGGATGGACATCTTCAAGGAATAA
- a CDS encoding LysM peptidoglycan-binding domain-containing protein, which translates to MAKRWIFYLALNVLVSAATMLGVLFLWNRSQQSAAPAPTAPLTLQPHGEVLPLPAVSPTPKTFLYTVKAGDTLGRIAEQFGVTVEELVEVNNLENPDWLEPGMTLIIPVHGETGRAVPDDPTVTPQEGEQAPWPFIESVVSPGNLLFEAVRITNPGPNAVLTGWRLRAPSGTEYVFAEFSLVAQGAVLVHTAEGVDTAIDLYWNLKETLWHSGDEVILLDPLGNLRSAYVIP; encoded by the coding sequence ATGGCCAAGCGATGGATATTTTACCTCGCGCTGAACGTTTTGGTTTCGGCGGCGACGATGCTCGGCGTGCTGTTCCTCTGGAATCGATCGCAGCAATCCGCGGCGCCCGCGCCGACCGCTCCGCTCACGCTCCAGCCGCACGGGGAGGTCCTCCCCCTTCCTGCCGTGTCCCCGACCCCGAAAACCTTCCTCTATACCGTCAAGGCGGGAGACACCCTCGGCCGGATCGCCGAGCAGTTCGGAGTCACCGTCGAAGAATTGGTGGAGGTGAACAACCTGGAAAATCCGGACTGGCTGGAGCCGGGGATGACGCTGATCATCCCGGTGCACGGCGAGACGGGCCGCGCCGTCCCGGACGATCCGACTGTCACCCCCCAGGAGGGGGAGCAGGCGCCGTGGCCCTTCATTGAATCCGTAGTCTCCCCCGGCAACCTGCTGTTCGAAGCGGTGCGCATCACCAATCCCGGTCCGAACGCCGTCCTCACCGGCTGGCGGTTGCGCGCGCCGTCCGGGACCGAGTATGTGTTTGCGGAATTCTCGCTTGTCGCCCAGGGCGCCGTGCTCGTCCACACCGCCGAGGGCGTCGACACGGCAATCGATCTCTATTGGAATCTGAAGGAAACCCTCTGGCATTCCGGCGACGAGGTGATCCTGCTCGATCCGCTCGGGAACCTGCGTTCGGCGTATGTGATTCCCTGA